From the genome of Granulicella cerasi:
GCAGACCAGCTCTTACTCGTCTTCTTGTGCTCAAGAAGGGCATCAGAGAGGGTTTGTGTGATGGGGAGGGTCGCATTGGACGCATCTGTCTTCGCAACCTTTAGCTCACCGTGCGTATACGCTCGTTTGATGGTGAGCGTTAGGTTATCGAAGTCGAAGTCACCCCATTGAAGAGGGAGCACCTCTTCCACACGGAGGCCGAGAGACGCGGCGACGTAGACCATCAACGAGTATGGCTGCTGCATCGCGGCGATGAGTTTGTTTACCCCCGCAATGGGCAGGATGACGATGGGCTTCTGTCGCTTAGTCACACCCTTGATACGGACTAGTTTGATGGGGTTCTCCTGTACCGGTAAGAGCCTCCAGAACATTGCCCGGTCGATCAACTGTTTCATCAATCGCCGCGCCCGTCCCTTGCTAGAAGGTGAGAGAGGTTTACCGTCAGCACCCTTCAACTGTTTGATCCAGTCCTCGACCTCTTCGGCGTGTACGTCTTTGATCTTGACTAGTTCCCAACGGGGGAAGAAGTGAACCCGGAGCATTGATTTATCTGTATCGCGAGTAGATTTCGCCAGCTCGGGTAGTTGCTTGGTCATGTATTTGACCATCAACATCGACATCGTCGGGTCTGGTGTCTTGACCACCACCTGTTGTTCGTTGACCGTCTTAGCGAGCGTATCGACGTGCGCCCAGATGTCCTTCTTCGCGGGGAACTCACTACAGGCAAAGGTACGTTGATACATCTTCCCCCTGACCCGATAACGCCACTCCCAAACCTTCTTGCCCTTCGCCCGGTCTACCTTCCGTATACTGCCGCGTTGATATGTATCCGCCATTTTTGCACCCTCGACTCTCTAATACTGAGATTTGCCCCATTTCCACCCGTTTCATGCGTATAATTCGGGTGTTGTGGGGTTTTGTGGGGTTGCGCAAAACGCGTAAGTTGTTGATTGTGAATGACTTGCGGGAGTAGTTCAGTGGCAGAACGTCAGCTTCCCAAGCTGAATGTCGCCGGTTCGATCCCGGTCTCCCGCTCCAACGTATAAGACGCAACGGAAAGGGCCGCCTGATGACAGGCGGCCCTTTCCGTTGTGGAGCTGAAGCTAGTTGCTGGCGGTTTGCTTCGCGCCGCCCTGTTGTGTGGGCAGTTTGTGCTCGTAGAGCGCCAGTGCCTCGGGCATGTACGTCAGGGCCTTCGCGATCTGCGGGTCCCAGTCAGCGCGCACCTTCATGCCCTGCGTCTGGCCGAACTGCGCGGTGAAGAGCTCCGCCTTGATGCTCGACTTGATCCAGTCCAGGTTCGTCGCGATGTCGGCGTCCGTGTACTCGATCTTGTTTTCCTTCAGGAAGCTCTTGAAGTCATTCATGACCGCGTCATCCACCACGAAGTCGCGCGGCACCGAGGCGTGTGTCGCCAGGTAGTGCTTGCTGTAGTTGAAGAACGCGTACTTCATCAGCAGCACGTCCTGCTGGTGATTGCTCTTCAACTCAGGAATCTTCTCGTCCGGCGTGATGCCGCCGCCGCCGTACATGGTGCGGCCGGAGTCGGTGAGCTTCACTTCCTTATTGGTGTTGTTCGCCGGTGCTGCGTCCTCGCGAATGTAGAAGTAGTCGAAGCGCGACTCGCCCGAGTAGTCACGCTGGATCAGACGACCCGACGGCGTGAAGTAGTGGTAAGTCGTCAGCGCCAGACCTGTGTTTTCGCTGATCGGGAAGACCGTCTGCACGAGGCCCTTGCCGAAGGTCGTCTCACCGACGATGAGGGCGCGGTCATGGTCCTGCAGCGCGCCGGAGAGGATCTCCGCCGCCGAAGCTGTGTTGCGGTTCACCAGGATCACGACAGGGAACTTGGCGTCCGAGCCATGCGGTGCGCGATAGACCTGGTCCGGGAACGCGCGTCCGCGCTGTGACACCACGATCTGTCCCTTCTGCAGGAACTTGTCGCTGATGTCGACGGCCATGTTGAGCAGGCCGCCGGGGTTGCCACGCAGGTCGATCAGCAGGCCCTGCGTCTCCGGACCAAACTTGTCGAGCGCGTCCTGAAACTCGCGTGCGGTCGTCTCGGAGCTAAAGCTGGCGATGTGGACGTAGCCGATGTGCGGCTTGATCTCGTATGCCAGATCGACGGTGAGGTGCGGGATCTCGTCACGGATGAGATCAAAGCTCAGCGGCTTCTCCGATCCCTCGCGCGCCATCACCACAACAACATGCGTGCCGCGCGGCCCCTTCAAAAGATTCGCGACATCCGCCGAATCCATCTTCTCGGTCGTCTTGCCATCTACCGAAAGGATCACGTCGCCCGGACGGATGCCAGCGCGATAAGAAGGCGTGCCTTCAAACGGTGCTACGACCACGATCTTCGTGCCTTGCGGCTGAATGGTCATGCCCACACCGAAGTACTTGCCGGTCTGGTCTTCGCGCATCTTCGCGTAGGCCTTCGGGTCAAAGAAGTTGGAGTGCGGGTCCAGCGTGTCCAACATGCCGGGGATGGCGCCGTCGTAAATCGCCTTGTCCACCTGGTCAGTCTTCAGCTTGTCGGCGTAGTTTGCCTCAACGATCGCGTAGGCGTCGGTGAAGCTCTTCATGGAGTCGCGCAGGTTGGACTCATCGGAGGCCGACTGCGCCGCAACGTGGCCGCCGAGCACGGAGCCGGTGACGGCGCAGGCCGAAAGAAAGATGGTGGAGGCAAAAAGAGCGCGTCGGGTGCGGCTGGGCATGGGGCAGCAAATCCTCAGGGAAAACGAGAGCACGGCAGAACCGTGCTGATTGGACGTAAGTATATGCGTTTCGATAGGTGCGTGCCGCGCGCTCGGCAAAACCCTCGCCTTCGCCAGCGCCTTTCCGCTACTTCTCCTCTACAATGGGAGGAAGCTGGTGACGTTGCGCCCGGAGCGCGGTCAATAATCAGCAAAGGGAAGAATGACCGAGAAGCAGATGGGCGTTGTGAAAACTGGTCGTGTTCAAGTGCTGCGGGTAACGGCCACCGCATTTTTGTTAAGCTGCGCGGCTTCCGCGCTGCTGGCGCAACAGACGGGCGCTGCCTCGCGCTATCCCGTTCCCGGTTCGCAGTTTCCGACCGCACCACAGCTTCACTTGCCGAACATTCCGGCAGCCACGCCGATCACACCGAATGGCAGTGTCGTCGAAGACGTGATCGCGCGTGTGAACGATCGCATCATCACGCGCACTGAGTACGAGCGTGCGCAGCAGAGCCTGCTGCAGGAAGCTCAGCAGCAGAACGGGTCCGCAGCTGACCTCGAAGACCGCCAGCGCAACATGCTGCGCGACATGATCGACCAGCAGATCCTGCTCTCGAAAGGCAAGGAGCTGGGAATCACCGGCGACGCCGAGGCGCTGCGCCAGCTCGACGAACTGCGTAAGCAGAACCACCTGGACTCGATGGAAGCCTTGCAGAAGGCCGCCGAACAGCAGGGGATTTCCTTCGAAGATTTCAAGCAGTCCATCAAGGACCGCGCCGTCTCGCAGCGTGTCGTGCAGGAAGAGGTGGGCCGCTCGATCCGCATGACCCACGGCTCCGAACAGACCTACTACGACGCGCACAAAGAAGAGTTCCGCACGCCGGAGCAGCTTCACCTCAGCGAAATCCTGATTCCGACCGCGGATAACGCGACCGATGCGCAGGTGGCTGAAGCGCAGAAGAAGGCGGACGCCGCCGCAGCACAGCTCAAGGCGGGAGCGAATTTCGCAGAACTCGCGAAGAAGGTTTCCGGTGGTCCCACGGCTTCGGCCGGTGGCGACCTTGGCGACTTCAAGCGCGGCACGCTGGGCGATGTGCTGGAGAAGGCGACCTTTGATCTCCCGGTCGGTGGATACACCGCTCCGATCCGTACGCGTCAGGGCTTCGTGATTCTCCGTGTGGACAGCCATCAGCAGTCGGGCATTCCTCCGTTGAAGGACGTGGAGCAGCAGGTTCAGGAAGGTATCTACATGAGCGCGCTGCAGCCTGCGCTGCGTGCATACCTGACCAAGGCCCGCGACGAAGCGTACATCGACATCAAGCCCGGCTTCGTCGATACAGGCTCGGACCGTAAGGAATCGAAGCCCACCTTCACGGCGTACGTTCCTCCCGCTCCGAAGAAGAAGGTCGTGGAGAAGCAGCGCATCGAGCAGAAGAAGCGCGAAGAAGCTGCTGCAGCGCTGCAGGCGTCGCGTGAAAAGGTTCGCGAGAAGGAACAGGCAAAGGCTGCTGAGCAGGCTCGCCGCGCAGGCAACAAGGACGTAGCGGCTCCGGTGAAGCAGAAGAAGATTCGTCGCGAGAAGGTGCGCTACGGTCAGGCCCCTCGCAACGCACTGCCGACGGGCATTGCTGCCGCAGCGGTTGAAGAGAATGCGCCGCTCTCAGGGCAGGCGCCCGGCGTAGCGATGGCTCCGACGCAGAGCAGCACGATCATCTCCTCCGGTACCGGTGGCGATATGGACAACCCGCTCGATCAGCGTCCGACGACGGATAAGAAGTCGCGCTTCACCGATCGCGAACGTGAGGTTGAGGCGAACCGTGCCGTCAACAAGCTGAAGACCGCGAACGCTCACCTGGCGAAGCAGCCGAAGCAGGCAACTGCGCAGGAGAAGTCCGACGAGACCTATCGTGCGGAAGCTCTGGGACTGAACGGCGACACACGCAAGAAGAAGAAGAAGCGCAAGAAGGGCGATCCGATCGAGCGCATTACAGAACGTCCGGCCAAGCAGGTGGAAGCCAGCAAGCCTGTGGTGGTTGACCCGACGGTGAACCCGAACCTCGCGGCTCCGGTTGTGAAGCCGGCTCCGAAGACCAACCCTTCGGACCAGACCACGCTGCCTCCCGCATCGCAGGGCGCGCCGAACTCTTCGCCGGTCGGCCAGCCGATCCCGAAGGTGACGTCGGCTGACCCGAATGCTCCGGCAACCACTCCGGTTCCGCCGCAGTAAGACGTTCATCCACCACTTCGAACGGCCCGCCTCGTGCAGGCCGTTTGCTTTTGCCGCACAGCCTGCGGCCTTACAATCGACCCAGCCATGAAAGACTTTTTCATCAGCGACGCCGCGCGTTTTGAGAACCAGGCGATCACCAGCTACTTCGTCCTCGCCGCCATCAGCCAGCGCGACCGCAAGGGCGGCGGCACCTACCTCGCCATCACGCTCGCCGACAAAACCGGCAGCTTTGAAGCGCGCATGTGGGACGACTTCGCCGACGTCATCGCTTCCTGCTCCGAGGGCTGCTACGTCAAAGCACAGGGAACCGTCTCGAAGTATCAGGGCAAGTTCCAGATCACGCTGCAGAAGCTTCGCTCCGCCGCTGAATCCGAGATCGACAGCGCCGATTTCCAGCCGACGACCCAGTACGACATCGCTGAGATGGACGCCGAGCTTCGCGGGTACGTCGCCGCGTTTACCAACCAGCACCTTCAGCGGCTTGTCCTCAGCTTCCTGGACGACCCCGAAATCGGTCCGCTCTTCCGCGTCGCCCCCGCCGCCAAGCGTCTCCACCATGCGTGGATTGGCGGCCTGCTCGAACACGTCCTCTACCTTGTCCGCGTCTGCCGCGCGACCGTGCCGTTCTATCCGGAGGTCGACCCCGACCTGCTTCTCACCGGTGCCATCCTGCACGACATGGGCAAGGTCCGGGAGCTGAGCTGGAAGACGAACTTCGGCTACACCATCGAAGGTCAGCTCATCGGCCACATCTCCATCGGCGCGAGCATGATCGCTGAAAAGATCGCCCAGCTCAACGCCGAGCCGGGAGCCGAACCGTTCCCGCTTCGCCTGCGCATCGTGCTCGAGCACATGATCCTTGCTCACCACGGCAAGCTGGAGTTCGGCTCGCCCAAGCTCCCCATGACGCCGGAGGCGCTGCTGCTCTCGACCCTCGACGACCTCGAGGCCAAGTTCCAGACGCTTCGCAGCGAGTTCGCCGCCAGCCGCTCGGCAGGCAAGAAGGTCGACGAGACCACCGACTGGGTTCGTTCCATGGACCGCGCGCTCTTCAACTCGCAAGCCTTCGTCGCGGAGGAAGCCGCGGCCAGCCTTCGCCCTGAGCGCACCGTCGAACCCGAGCCCGAAGCCACCATCTCGCTCTTCGACCTCTAATCGGCCCGCATCCCACCGCCTGAGCCTTTATACTTACAGGGTTATGCTCAGGTTTTCGACAGCAGGAGAGAGTCACGGCGAAGCGCTCGTGGCACTGGTAAGTGGACTACCGGCCGGTGTGCCGGTCGATCAGGAGTACCTCAGCCGTGAACTGTGGCGCCGTCAGCAGGGCTACGGTCGTGGCGGCCGCATGCGCATCGAGAAGGACGCCGCGCATATCCTCTCCGGCGTGCGCCACGGTAAGACGATCGGCTCGCCGGTCGCGATGACGCTTGCGAATAACGATTGGAAGAACTGGGAAGAAATTCTTCCGGTGAGCGAAGGTGACGCGGAGAAGCACAAGGCTGTCGCCAGCCCCCGCCCGGGTCATGCGGATCTCCCCGGTGCTCTCAAGTATGACTTCAAGGATGCACGCTATATCCTTGAAAGGGCGAGTGCTAGAGAATCTGCCGCTCGCGTGGCCTGTGGTGCTTTGGCCCAGATGCTTCTTCGCGAACTCGGCATCGAAGTCGCCAGCCATGTCATTCGCGTTGGCACGGAAGAGCTCGGCCGCGATGCCAGCTTTGAGGAGATTCGCACGATCCGCGAGCGCGAAACCGTGCTGTTGGCCTGCGTCGATCCCGAGGCGGAAGCTCGCATGAAGTCTCAGGTGGATCAGGCGCTGCGCACCGGCGATACCGTCGGCGGCGTCTTTGAGGTGGTCGTTCACGGCCTGCCTCCGGGCGTGGGCACCCACGTGAACTGGGACGAGCGCCTCGACGGCCTGCTCGCACAGGCGCTGATGAGCCTCCAGGCAGTGAAGGCGGTCGAACTCGGCCGCGGCGTCACCGCAGCCAGCACCCCCGGCTCGCAGGTTCACGACGCCATTGCTTACGCCGAAGAAGGCTCCGGCGACGGCTTCACTCGATTTACCCGTGAGCGCAACAATGCGGGTGGCATCGAAGGCGGCATCTCTAACGGTCAGGACCTCGTCGTCCGTGGATATCTCAAGCCGATTTCCACACTGCGTCGTCCGCTTCCCAGCGTCTCCTTTGACACCCGCGAGGAGACGAAGGCCGCCTACGAACGTTCGGATGTCTGCGTGGTCCCGGCCGCGGGCGTGGCCGGGGAAGCGATGGTTGCGCTGACCGTAGCGCGCCTCGTTATCGACAAATTTGGCGGCGACAGCCTCCGCGAGTTGAAGCGCAACTTCGACAGCTACAAAGATCAGATCCGGAACTTCTAGATGAGCGAACACGAGCCGCGCCGCCCCCACGTCCCCAAGAAGGGCGTCAAAATTCACAAGGTCGTTCTGTACCCCGACCCCGTCCTGCTGAAGGAAGCCGACCCCGTCACCGAGTTCGGCCCCGAGCTCGACCAGCTGGTTGAGGAGATGTTCGAGTCGATGTACGTTTCGGAGGGCATCGGCCTTGCCGCGCCACAAATCGGCATTCCGAAGCAGCTGACGGTCATCGATGTCTCTTTCAAGGAGCGTCCGGAAGACAAGCTTGTGCTCGTGAATCCGGTGATCATCGAGCGCGAAGGCCGCCTGAACGAAGAGGAGGGCTGCCTGAGCCTTCCCG
Proteins encoded in this window:
- a CDS encoding 3'-5' exoribonuclease YhaM family protein, whose protein sequence is MKDFFISDAARFENQAITSYFVLAAISQRDRKGGGTYLAITLADKTGSFEARMWDDFADVIASCSEGCYVKAQGTVSKYQGKFQITLQKLRSAAESEIDSADFQPTTQYDIAEMDAELRGYVAAFTNQHLQRLVLSFLDDPEIGPLFRVAPAAKRLHHAWIGGLLEHVLYLVRVCRATVPFYPEVDPDLLLTGAILHDMGKVRELSWKTNFGYTIEGQLIGHISIGASMIAEKIAQLNAEPGAEPFPLRLRIVLEHMILAHHGKLEFGSPKLPMTPEALLLSTLDDLEAKFQTLRSEFAASRSAGKKVDETTDWVRSMDRALFNSQAFVAEEAAASLRPERTVEPEPEATISLFDL
- a CDS encoding S41 family peptidase; this encodes MPSRTRRALFASTIFLSACAVTGSVLGGHVAAQSASDESNLRDSMKSFTDAYAIVEANYADKLKTDQVDKAIYDGAIPGMLDTLDPHSNFFDPKAYAKMREDQTGKYFGVGMTIQPQGTKIVVVAPFEGTPSYRAGIRPGDVILSVDGKTTEKMDSADVANLLKGPRGTHVVVVMAREGSEKPLSFDLIRDEIPHLTVDLAYEIKPHIGYVHIASFSSETTAREFQDALDKFGPETQGLLIDLRGNPGGLLNMAVDISDKFLQKGQIVVSQRGRAFPDQVYRAPHGSDAKFPVVILVNRNTASAAEILSGALQDHDRALIVGETTFGKGLVQTVFPISENTGLALTTYHYFTPSGRLIQRDYSGESRFDYFYIREDAAPANNTNKEVKLTDSGRTMYGGGGITPDEKIPELKSNHQQDVLLMKYAFFNYSKHYLATHASVPRDFVVDDAVMNDFKSFLKENKIEYTDADIATNLDWIKSSIKAELFTAQFGQTQGMKVRADWDPQIAKALTYMPEALALYEHKLPTQQGGAKQTASN
- a CDS encoding tyrosine-type recombinase/integrase, whose protein sequence is MADTYQRGSIRKVDRAKGKKVWEWRYRVRGKMYQRTFACSEFPAKKDIWAHVDTLAKTVNEQQVVVKTPDPTMSMLMVKYMTKQLPELAKSTRDTDKSMLRVHFFPRWELVKIKDVHAEEVEDWIKQLKGADGKPLSPSSKGRARRLMKQLIDRAMFWRLLPVQENPIKLVRIKGVTKRQKPIVILPIAGVNKLIAAMQQPYSLMVYVAASLGLRVEEVLPLQWGDFDFDNLTLTIKRAYTHGELKVAKTDASNATLPITQTLSDALLEHKKTSKSWSARRFLYQSE
- a CDS encoding peptidylprolyl isomerase; translated protein: MTEKQMGVVKTGRVQVLRVTATAFLLSCAASALLAQQTGAASRYPVPGSQFPTAPQLHLPNIPAATPITPNGSVVEDVIARVNDRIITRTEYERAQQSLLQEAQQQNGSAADLEDRQRNMLRDMIDQQILLSKGKELGITGDAEALRQLDELRKQNHLDSMEALQKAAEQQGISFEDFKQSIKDRAVSQRVVQEEVGRSIRMTHGSEQTYYDAHKEEFRTPEQLHLSEILIPTADNATDAQVAEAQKKADAAAAQLKAGANFAELAKKVSGGPTASAGGDLGDFKRGTLGDVLEKATFDLPVGGYTAPIRTRQGFVILRVDSHQQSGIPPLKDVEQQVQEGIYMSALQPALRAYLTKARDEAYIDIKPGFVDTGSDRKESKPTFTAYVPPAPKKKVVEKQRIEQKKREEAAAALQASREKVREKEQAKAAEQARRAGNKDVAAPVKQKKIRREKVRYGQAPRNALPTGIAAAAVEENAPLSGQAPGVAMAPTQSSTIISSGTGGDMDNPLDQRPTTDKKSRFTDREREVEANRAVNKLKTANAHLAKQPKQATAQEKSDETYRAEALGLNGDTRKKKKKRKKGDPIERITERPAKQVEASKPVVVDPTVNPNLAAPVVKPAPKTNPSDQTTLPPASQGAPNSSPVGQPIPKVTSADPNAPATTPVPPQ
- the aroC gene encoding chorismate synthase codes for the protein MLRFSTAGESHGEALVALVSGLPAGVPVDQEYLSRELWRRQQGYGRGGRMRIEKDAAHILSGVRHGKTIGSPVAMTLANNDWKNWEEILPVSEGDAEKHKAVASPRPGHADLPGALKYDFKDARYILERASARESAARVACGALAQMLLRELGIEVASHVIRVGTEELGRDASFEEIRTIRERETVLLACVDPEAEARMKSQVDQALRTGDTVGGVFEVVVHGLPPGVGTHVNWDERLDGLLAQALMSLQAVKAVELGRGVTAASTPGSQVHDAIAYAEEGSGDGFTRFTRERNNAGGIEGGISNGQDLVVRGYLKPISTLRRPLPSVSFDTREETKAAYERSDVCVVPAAGVAGEAMVALTVARLVIDKFGGDSLRELKRNFDSYKDQIRNF
- the def gene encoding peptide deformylase, whose product is MSEHEPRRPHVPKKGVKIHKVVLYPDPVLLKEADPVTEFGPELDQLVEEMFESMYVSEGIGLAAPQIGIPKQLTVIDVSFKERPEDKLVLVNPVIIEREGRLNEEEGCLSLPDIREKVQRAEWVKVRAQNTKGEFFEVDGEELLARAMQHEIDHLHGILFIDHLSRLKRDLVLRRIKKLIRNGDWK